One Ignavibacteriota bacterium genomic window carries:
- a CDS encoding tetratricopeptide repeat protein: protein MNKNSFIFLFILILIGASNCFSQADENPALVQKQVQEFLAKGQFDEAIKKLTELIEWENEVPEFYYNRGFAYQQKGMDSLALLDYDKTLKLQPNFRDVYTNLGLLHLKRNEFTVAIEKLNKAISFDTTKGDNYTFRGNAYLKKGQFDLAMNDYTKAIDLNPRSAEAYNNRAVMHVSRNNVTQAIEDYTKATELDSTNATTHFNLADLHKKMGNPNFAIESYSRAINIHPDYTDAYYRRGKAYFELGKFSFAVGDFSNAIRLNPNSADLYNERANAYFSNGEHNFAIMDFTKAIELDPQLVNAFIGRGIAYSKKGNHPLAIADYNSALKLDSTSTVVFHNLANASFAQGDYDAAINMLTKVLTTDSLNKESYSTRGSAYYRKGNYEKAIVDFNTAIRFDSSYSSVFYNRGLCYMKLAQFENSVDDFNRAIKLNPAHALAYLNKGNLLERQGLKQLAIECYESFLKFATEAHQQYVEQARQKIRDLSR, encoded by the coding sequence ATGAACAAGAACTCATTCATCTTCTTATTTATTTTGATTTTGATAGGCGCATCCAACTGTTTCTCACAGGCGGATGAAAACCCAGCGCTTGTGCAGAAACAAGTACAGGAATTTCTTGCCAAAGGTCAGTTCGATGAAGCAATTAAAAAACTGACGGAACTTATTGAATGGGAAAACGAAGTACCGGAATTCTATTACAATCGCGGTTTCGCTTATCAACAAAAAGGGATGGATTCACTCGCCTTGCTCGATTATGATAAGACGTTGAAACTGCAACCGAACTTCCGGGATGTTTATACAAATCTTGGTTTACTTCATTTGAAACGAAATGAGTTCACAGTTGCAATCGAAAAATTGAACAAAGCAATTTCATTCGATACTACGAAGGGAGACAATTATACGTTTCGGGGAAATGCGTATCTCAAAAAAGGTCAGTTTGATTTAGCCATGAACGACTACACGAAAGCAATCGATCTAAATCCTCGTTCAGCAGAAGCATATAACAACCGCGCGGTCATGCATGTTTCAAGAAACAATGTTACGCAGGCAATTGAAGATTATACAAAAGCAACGGAACTTGATTCCACCAATGCTACAACGCATTTCAATCTTGCCGACCTCCACAAAAAAATGGGAAACCCGAATTTCGCTATCGAAAGTTATTCGAGAGCCATCAACATTCATCCGGATTATACAGACGCATATTACCGACGCGGGAAAGCATATTTCGAACTCGGGAAGTTCAGTTTCGCAGTCGGAGATTTTTCAAATGCCATCCGACTGAATCCGAACTCGGCAGATTTATACAACGAGCGCGCAAACGCGTACTTCAGCAATGGCGAGCATAACTTTGCAATCATGGATTTCACTAAAGCAATCGAACTTGACCCGCAGTTGGTGAATGCGTTCATCGGGCGTGGCATTGCATATTCAAAAAAAGGAAACCATCCGTTAGCAATTGCCGATTACAACAGCGCGTTGAAACTTGATTCGACGTCAACGGTTGTTTTTCACAATCTCGCGAACGCTTCCTTTGCTCAGGGAGATTATGATGCGGCAATAAATATGCTTACGAAAGTGCTTACAACGGATTCGTTGAACAAGGAATCGTACTCAACGCGCGGCTCGGCGTACTATCGAAAAGGAAATTATGAGAAGGCGATTGTTGATTTTAACACGGCAATCCGGTTTGATTCGAGTTATTCGAGCGTGTTCTATAACCGCGGTTTATGCTACATGAAACTTGCTCAGTTTGAAAACTCCGTTGATGATTTCAATCGTGCAATCAAACTCAACCCAGCGCATGCTCTCGCCTATCTCAACAAAGGAAATTTGTTAGAACGACAGGGATTGAAACAACTCGCCATCGAGTGTTACGAATCGTTCCTCAAGTTCGCCACTGAAGCACATCAGCAATATGTCGAACAGGCTCGGCAGAAGATACGCGACCTATCTCGTTAA
- a CDS encoding DUF2130 domain-containing protein, with protein MNNQTITCPKCGQKIEISEAFTHEVEEKLRSQFQLDLKKKEEEHLQLLDAKQKEFRDAFNREVSKIKTQAEQKAQDSLATELKDLKEQLQEKTKQLGNAQQQELELRKRQRELEERERTLKLEVQRTLDEERNKIREEATKRAADEQHLKMAEKDKQLSDMHKQIEEMKRKIELTSQQAQGEVQELELEHVLQAAFRFDKIEPVAKGVRGADVLQEIRDEKGQSCGKIIWESKRTKAWSDGWIQKLKDDQRASKVEIAVIVTSTLPKEIERFGLVQGIWVTDFASAIGLATALRFNLIQLAYSRNSLANKNDKMDLIYNYLSGPEFKQRVETIIESFTTMQEDLNTEKRAMEKLWSKRQAQIDRVLKSTVGMYGDLQGIIGTALPEIPLLELE; from the coding sequence ATGAACAATCAAACCATTACCTGTCCCAAGTGCGGACAAAAAATAGAAATCAGTGAAGCATTCACTCACGAAGTAGAAGAAAAACTTCGTTCACAATTCCAACTCGATTTGAAGAAGAAGGAAGAAGAACATCTGCAATTGCTTGATGCCAAGCAAAAAGAATTTCGTGATGCCTTCAACCGTGAAGTTTCGAAAATAAAAACTCAGGCAGAACAGAAAGCACAGGATTCCCTCGCGACGGAATTGAAAGATTTGAAGGAACAACTTCAGGAAAAAACGAAACAACTTGGCAATGCACAACAGCAGGAACTTGAATTGCGGAAACGTCAGCGTGAGTTGGAAGAACGGGAACGAACGCTCAAGTTAGAAGTGCAGAGAACGCTCGACGAGGAACGGAATAAAATCCGTGAAGAAGCAACAAAGCGTGCCGCCGATGAACAGCATCTCAAAATGGCAGAGAAAGACAAACAACTCTCCGATATGCACAAACAAATCGAAGAGATGAAAAGAAAAATCGAACTGACTTCTCAACAAGCGCAAGGTGAAGTGCAGGAACTTGAATTGGAACATGTTCTCCAAGCGGCGTTTCGGTTTGATAAGATTGAACCGGTTGCAAAAGGAGTTCGTGGCGCAGATGTATTGCAGGAAATCCGGGACGAAAAAGGACAATCGTGCGGAAAAATTATCTGGGAATCGAAACGGACAAAGGCATGGAGTGATGGTTGGATTCAGAAACTGAAGGACGACCAACGCGCCTCGAAAGTAGAGATTGCTGTGATTGTCACTTCTACTTTACCGAAAGAAATTGAGCGATTCGGTTTGGTTCAGGGAATCTGGGTGACGGATTTTGCTTCAGCAATCGGGCTTGCAACTGCGCTCCGGTTTAATCTCATTCAACTTGCGTACTCAAGAAATTCTCTCGCGAACAAGAACGATAAGATGGATTTGATATACAACTATCTTTCCGGTCCCGAATTCAAACAACGGGTAGAGACAATCATTGAATCGTTCACAACAATGCAGGAAGATTTGAACACGGAGAAACGTGCGATGGAAAAACTCTGGTCGAAACGTCAAGCGCAAATTGACAGAGTTCTGAAAAGCACCGTCGGCATGTACGGCGACCTACAAGGAATTATCGGAACGGCTCTGCCGGAGATTCCCTTGCTGGAACTTGAGTAG
- a CDS encoding PAS domain-containing protein produces the protein MNQTNSPSTNSQTDNQINERVSLLLNSLPMVLYSAMPHPNFSRTWIGENIGNVSGFHQKQFDDNPLLWTERIHPEDSERTLKEFGSLFFSENLSIEYRWLCADGTYHWFLDQAIPVKDEQGQPKEIIGNWLDITKQKHAEEQLREQAALLQIVQDAMLVLDLEDTVTFWNRSAEQLYGWSAQETLGKSFSELFFKSEPPELMEAHKVLIGKGEWSGELLFLTKSGKSVLCDSRWKLVYDAESKPVSIFVMNRDVTEQRKLEAQILRAQRMESISTLASGIAHDLNNVFSPILMGVSILKGKGLDEAAMNIINLIESNVNRGAEMVRQVHTFARGIEGEMIVLQPRHFIHDTETFVAQTFPKSIHLHVNVEKNLWNIYGELTQLRRVLLELCLNARDAMPKGGSLTITSKNVELTEPYTNRNLEIQPGKYVTISVADTGKGIRTDHLDKIFEPYFTTKKETEHRGLGLASVLGIIKSINGFVDVHTTPDRGTEFTIYFPAVEAATEQMPEAAQEEAPNGNGELVLVVDDEIDVITTTKDLLETCGYNVVTAMDGTEATAMYLERKTEIAIVLTDAMMPFMDGASMTRALQKINPAVKVIFMSGLPAHKIDMETAGKAVKGYLQKPFTTEAMLNTIHKAIHGV, from the coding sequence ATGAATCAAACAAACAGTCCTTCCACCAATAGTCAAACCGACAATCAAATCAACGAACGGGTGTCTTTACTCCTGAATTCATTGCCGATGGTGTTGTATTCGGCAATGCCGCATCCAAATTTTAGCCGGACGTGGATTGGTGAGAATATCGGAAACGTTTCAGGATTTCACCAGAAACAGTTCGATGACAATCCATTACTCTGGACAGAGAGAATTCATCCAGAAGACAGCGAGCGAACATTGAAAGAGTTCGGCTCGCTCTTTTTTTCCGAGAACCTTTCTATCGAGTATCGCTGGCTGTGTGCCGACGGAACGTATCATTGGTTTCTTGACCAGGCAATCCCGGTGAAGGATGAGCAGGGTCAGCCAAAGGAAATTATCGGCAACTGGTTGGACATCACAAAGCAAAAACATGCGGAGGAACAGTTGCGCGAACAAGCGGCATTGTTGCAAATTGTTCAGGATGCAATGCTCGTGTTGGATTTGGAAGATACAGTGACGTTCTGGAACAGAAGCGCCGAGCAATTGTATGGCTGGAGCGCACAGGAGACGTTGGGAAAAAGTTTCAGTGAGTTATTTTTCAAATCGGAACCGCCTGAATTGATGGAAGCGCATAAGGTTCTTATCGGCAAGGGTGAGTGGTCGGGGGAACTTTTGTTTCTCACAAAAAGCGGAAAGAGTGTCTTGTGTGATAGTCGCTGGAAGTTGGTGTATGATGCTGAGAGTAAACCTGTTTCAATCTTTGTGATGAACAGAGATGTGACCGAACAACGGAAACTCGAAGCGCAAATCCTTCGTGCGCAGAGAATGGAAAGCATCAGCACGCTTGCAAGCGGCATCGCCCACGATTTGAATAACGTCTTCTCTCCTATTTTGATGGGCGTTTCTATTCTTAAGGGGAAGGGATTAGACGAAGCGGCGATGAACATCATCAATCTCATTGAATCGAATGTGAACCGCGGTGCGGAAATGGTTCGTCAGGTTCATACGTTTGCACGCGGGATTGAAGGCGAGATGATTGTTCTTCAACCGAGACATTTCATCCACGATACGGAAACATTTGTCGCTCAAACTTTCCCGAAGTCAATTCATCTTCATGTAAATGTTGAGAAAAATTTGTGGAACATTTACGGGGAGTTAACTCAACTCCGCCGCGTGTTGCTGGAGTTGTGCCTGAATGCCCGCGATGCAATGCCGAAAGGCGGGAGTCTGACGATTACATCAAAGAATGTCGAACTGACGGAACCGTACACGAATCGTAATCTTGAAATACAACCCGGGAAGTATGTTACGATAAGCGTTGCGGATACGGGCAAGGGAATCCGGACGGACCATCTGGACAAAATCTTTGAACCGTATTTCACAACGAAAAAAGAAACCGAACATCGCGGACTCGGACTTGCTTCTGTTTTGGGAATCATCAAAAGTATAAACGGCTTTGTTGATGTTCATACCACACCCGACAGAGGAACAGAGTTTACGATTTACTTCCCAGCAGTCGAAGCCGCAACCGAACAAATGCCCGAAGCAGCACAGGAAGAAGCGCCAAACGGCAACGGTGAACTTGTTCTTGTTGTGGATGATGAGATTGATGTCATCACGACGACGAAAGATTTGCTTGAAACATGCGGGTACAACGTCGTAACGGCAATGGATGGAACAGAGGCGACTGCAATGTATCTTGAAAGGAAGACTGAAATTGCCATTGTACTTACCGATGCGATGATGCCGTTCATGGATGGCGCTTCTATGACGCGGGCGTTGCAGAAAATCAATCCCGCCGTGAAGGTAATTTTTATGAGTGGTTTACCTGCACATAAGATTGATATGGAAACAGCAGGGAAAGCAGTGAAGGGATATTTACAAAAGCCATTCACCACAGAAGCGATGTTGAATACAATCCACAAAGCAATACACGGGGTATAA
- a CDS encoding response regulator: MAEQTVETTLSLEERKAKVSTLLRQVDAEVKKGNHELALDLIRRVYQYDIKNLYARAFEERILVMMFESERKEIQKEEHAKMKEQVEVEVKRRLKEITYEREIEEKKRKVLEKQNEHLEKRALEASVKEMTTTRQKEFAAISTEGSKKIEEVERNLMQQMNSVLEAKQRQMEEELQRRIQELKAVATPSAQTTIPPLSSLQQVQISTNPAFIRSKEQQEKELQERLITERKRIQEEMTLRMQEEHKRVQEELTEHLKNEHKNELRREVEKVRQQALIAYRYALISLMQYKIPTDIRQVITETMRSPLSITDEEHRELERSAQVDAYIQAIRAMLSKGVPTQEDTTVLGSLQQLYSISQEEHKSLTKRVKKELGLPDETAVILAIDDDPPVLEFIAHILKQTYLNVHTAESVPVAEQQLETITPNLILCDVALPGVGGFTFYENIQKGMYSEKLKEVPFVFASVLGDQYLINAAKQLGAKAYLVKPFTRETLESTVKQALA, translated from the coding sequence ATGGCTGAACAAACTGTTGAAACCACATTATCGCTCGAAGAACGAAAGGCGAAAGTCAGCACACTTCTCCGTCAGGTTGACGCCGAGGTGAAGAAAGGAAATCATGAACTTGCTCTGGATTTAATTCGCCGCGTCTATCAGTATGATATAAAAAATCTCTATGCCCGTGCATTTGAAGAACGCATCCTGGTGATGATGTTTGAATCGGAACGGAAGGAGATTCAAAAAGAAGAACACGCGAAGATGAAAGAGCAGGTCGAAGTGGAAGTGAAACGTCGGCTGAAAGAAATCACCTACGAGCGGGAAATCGAAGAGAAGAAACGGAAGGTGTTGGAAAAACAAAATGAACACCTTGAGAAGCGCGCTCTTGAAGCCTCCGTCAAGGAAATGACGACCACGCGGCAAAAAGAATTTGCCGCTATCAGCACTGAAGGCTCGAAAAAGATTGAAGAAGTCGAACGGAATTTGATGCAACAAATGAACTCTGTTCTTGAGGCAAAGCAACGGCAGATGGAGGAGGAATTGCAACGAAGAATACAGGAGTTGAAAGCCGTCGCAACTCCATCAGCCCAAACAACGATTCCTCCGTTATCGTCGTTACAGCAAGTGCAAATCAGCACTAACCCTGCATTCATTCGCTCGAAGGAACAGCAGGAGAAAGAACTTCAGGAACGGTTAATCACAGAACGAAAACGCATTCAGGAAGAGATGACACTGCGAATGCAGGAAGAACATAAACGCGTTCAGGAGGAACTGACCGAGCATCTGAAAAACGAACACAAAAACGAACTACGGCGCGAGGTGGAAAAAGTGCGTCAACAGGCGTTGATAGCATATCGTTACGCATTGATTTCGTTGATGCAATACAAAATACCAACCGACATACGACAAGTAATAACAGAGACGATGCGGTCTCCCCTTTCTATTACCGATGAAGAACACCGGGAACTCGAACGCTCTGCACAGGTTGATGCGTACATTCAGGCAATCAGGGCGATGTTAAGTAAAGGAGTTCCGACGCAGGAAGATACAACGGTGCTTGGCTCTCTTCAACAGTTGTATTCTATTTCACAGGAGGAACATAAGAGTCTCACAAAACGAGTGAAGAAAGAACTTGGATTGCCGGATGAAACAGCAGTGATACTTGCAATTGATGATGACCCGCCCGTGTTGGAATTTATCGCGCATATTCTGAAGCAGACGTATCTCAATGTTCATACGGCAGAAAGTGTTCCCGTCGCAGAACAACAACTCGAAACAATTACACCAAATTTAATTTTGTGTGATGTGGCTTTACCCGGCGTCGGCGGATTTACCTTCTATGAAAATATTCAAAAAGGAATGTATAGCGAGAAGTTAAAAGAAGTCCCGTTTGTTTTTGCCAGTGTACTCGGAGACCAATATCTCATCAATGCGGCAAAACAGTTAGGAGCGAAAGCGTATCTTGTAAAACCGTTCACACGGGAAACACTCGAAAGTACGGTCAAGCAAGCGCTGGCATAA
- a CDS encoding PAS domain S-box protein, whose product MNHHTTPEKIQESIYHISEAALATTSLQELFQSIHTTIGKLLPATNFYIALLDSETKLLHFSFWVDEFDPQPAPRTLGKGLTEFVLRTGEAQLIHPERFEELVNTGEVQQVGSPSIDWLGVPLKIREKTIGVLVLQSYTEGVRYDNDDKEMLKFVSNQIAMAIERKRTEDKLKASEAKFHSLFQHVYDGVYQTTPEGKIVTANPALVRMLGYDSEEDFLKVNVGADLYFNPDEREYWSNVLEEKGVIRNAELHLRKKNGEQIIVLENAYAVRDANGKLLYHEGTLTDITELKQYEAELEVQRAYFEQLYQSAPEAIVILDNEDRVLRINREFTRLFGYSQEEIIQRPINEVIVPESMRNESIFLTQTVAQGQVVSAEAVRKRKDGEFIHVSILGTPILTENGQVGVYGIYRDITERKHREAERERLLNDIQDALGKVKTLSGLLPICASCKKVRDDNGYWNQIEVYVSEHSSADFTHGICPDCSKDLYGNRVNKK is encoded by the coding sequence ATGAACCACCACACAACACCGGAAAAAATTCAGGAATCAATTTATCATATTTCGGAAGCGGCATTAGCAACCACTTCCTTGCAAGAGTTATTTCAATCAATCCATACCACAATCGGGAAACTTCTCCCGGCGACAAATTTTTATATTGCCCTGTTAGACTCAGAAACCAAACTCCTCCACTTTTCATTTTGGGTTGATGAATTTGACCCGCAACCCGCTCCCCGAACATTAGGAAAAGGATTAACGGAATTTGTCCTTCGGACAGGTGAAGCGCAACTTATTCACCCGGAACGATTCGAAGAATTAGTGAACACGGGAGAAGTTCAACAGGTCGGTTCTCCTTCGATAGATTGGCTTGGCGTACCGTTGAAAATCCGGGAGAAGACCATCGGCGTACTCGTCCTGCAGAGTTACACGGAAGGAGTACGGTACGATAACGATGATAAAGAAATGCTCAAGTTTGTTTCAAACCAAATTGCGATGGCAATTGAACGGAAACGGACAGAAGATAAGTTAAAAGCCTCAGAAGCGAAATTTCATTCACTGTTTCAACATGTGTATGATGGTGTCTATCAAACGACCCCCGAAGGAAAGATCGTTACAGCAAATCCTGCATTGGTACGGATGTTAGGGTATGATTCGGAAGAAGATTTTCTCAAAGTCAATGTCGGCGCAGATTTGTACTTCAATCCGGATGAGCGGGAATACTGGTCGAACGTGCTGGAAGAAAAAGGAGTTATCAGAAACGCGGAACTACATCTGAGAAAGAAAAACGGAGAGCAGATTATTGTTCTGGAAAATGCGTACGCAGTTCGTGATGCGAACGGTAAACTTCTCTATCATGAAGGAACATTGACGGATATTACCGAACTGAAACAGTATGAAGCAGAATTGGAAGTTCAACGTGCGTATTTTGAACAGTTGTATCAGAGCGCTCCGGAAGCAATAGTGATTTTAGATAACGAAGACCGCGTATTACGAATCAACCGTGAGTTTACGCGGTTGTTTGGTTACTCGCAGGAAGAAATCATACAACGCCCGATTAACGAAGTTATTGTACCTGAATCAATGCGAAATGAATCTATCTTTCTCACACAGACGGTTGCTCAAGGACAGGTAGTAAGCGCAGAAGCAGTTCGAAAAAGAAAAGATGGAGAGTTCATTCATGTTTCCATCTTAGGTACTCCGATACTGACAGAGAATGGGCAAGTAGGTGTGTATGGAATTTACAGAGACATCACGGAACGAAAACACCGTGAAGCGGAGCGGGAGCGATTGCTGAATGATATTCAGGACGCACTTGGAAAAGTAAAAACACTCAGCGGTTTACTTCCCATTTGTGCTTCGTGTAAGAAAGTTCGTGACGATAACGGATATTGGAATCAAATCGAAGTATATGTCAGTGAACACTCCAGCGCGGATTTCACACATGGCATTTGTCCTGATTGCTCGAAGGACTTGTACGGCAACCGTGTGAACAAAAAATGA
- a CDS encoding GIY-YIG nuclease family protein has translation MKYAVYILRSIKTGKYYIGQTQNLEDRLARHNSGHSFSTRHGKPWEIIHIEKYDTRSDAVKRERYLKSPAGWKELQEIKQSKNSIC, from the coding sequence GTGAAATACGCTGTCTATATTTTACGAAGTATTAAGACTGGAAAATATTACATTGGTCAAACTCAAAATTTGGAAGATAGACTTGCTCGTCACAACAGTGGGCATTCATTCTCAACGAGACATGGTAAACCGTGGGAGATTATTCATATTGAAAAATATGATACGCGTTCAGACGCAGTAAAGCGAGAACGTTATTTAAAATCTCCCGCCGGTTGGAAAGAACTTCAAGAAATAAAGCAGAGTAAGAATAGTATTTGTTAG
- a CDS encoding MerR family transcriptional regulator — protein MKQAGIKKLYYSISEVSKITALEQYVLRYWETEFEQLKPSKNRAGNRIYTNRDIKLILEIKRLLRDERYTIEGAKHVLKGFIPEGEANQQLELLSDTPQPMEIVPARQASIDNRVQNDMIEMKRFLEELLVRLT, from the coding sequence ATGAAGCAAGCCGGAATAAAAAAGCTCTATTACTCGATAAGTGAAGTCAGTAAGATTACTGCTTTGGAGCAATATGTGTTGCGTTATTGGGAGACAGAGTTTGAACAGTTAAAACCATCAAAGAACAGAGCGGGGAACAGGATTTACACGAACCGCGACATCAAACTTATTCTTGAAATCAAACGCCTGCTTCGGGATGAGAGATACACTATCGAAGGTGCGAAACATGTGTTGAAAGGATTTATTCCAGAAGGAGAAGCGAATCAGCAACTCGAACTCCTGAGCGACACGCCGCAACCGATGGAGATTGTACCTGCCCGGCAAGCAAGCATTGACAACCGCGTACAGAATGATATGATTGAGATGAAGCGGTTTCTTGAAGAACTTCTTGTTAGATTAACTTAA
- the acpS gene encoding holo-ACP synthase yields MISGIGIDVVEIHRVNEMIQRYGNRFIEKIFTKSEIEYALSKASSPHHFAGRFAVKEAVSKAISTGWSGGFRWKDVEVTNDDSGKPSVQLYGHVGELLKGSTVFVSISHSENVIAAVAIIEKRT; encoded by the coding sequence ATGATTAGCGGAATCGGAATTGATGTTGTAGAAATCCATCGTGTCAACGAAATGATTCAAAGATATGGGAATCGGTTTATCGAAAAAATCTTTACGAAGAGTGAAATTGAATATGCTTTGTCAAAAGCAAGCAGTCCTCACCACTTTGCAGGAAGGTTTGCAGTGAAAGAAGCAGTGAGCAAAGCAATTTCAACGGGTTGGAGCGGTGGATTCAGATGGAAAGATGTTGAAGTGACGAATGATGATTCGGGAAAGCCCTCAGTTCAATTATACGGACATGTGGGGGAATTACTGAAAGGGAGTACCGTGTTTGTGTCTATTTCACACTCGGAAAATGTCATTGCCGCAGTTGCAATCATTGAGAAAAGGACGTAA
- a CDS encoding HAD-IA family hydrolase, giving the protein MIKAIIFDLDNTLVDFMQMKRQSVDAAISAMIDAGLDVPREEIKERINAIYKERGIEFQNVFDQLLYDIFNKVDYKILSAGIIAYRRAREAALVPYPHVYLTLAELLKRGMRLAVVSDAPEREAWLRLCYLNFHQMFDVVVTFEDTGERKPHPAPFLKALEGLQVNADKTLMVGDWAERDMIGASKVGIKTVFARYGDTFGTIETHADYEIQDVRELLDIVDTENGEARGS; this is encoded by the coding sequence ATGATAAAAGCAATAATATTCGATTTGGATAACACACTCGTTGATTTCATGCAGATGAAACGTCAATCGGTTGATGCCGCAATCTCCGCAATGATTGATGCAGGACTCGATGTCCCGCGGGAAGAAATCAAAGAACGAATCAATGCAATCTATAAAGAACGAGGTATCGAATTCCAAAATGTGTTCGACCAACTTCTCTATGATATTTTCAATAAAGTTGACTACAAAATTCTTTCAGCCGGAATTATTGCCTACCGTCGCGCACGGGAAGCCGCATTGGTTCCGTATCCACATGTGTATTTAACTCTCGCCGAATTATTGAAACGAGGGATGAGGCTCGCGGTTGTTTCTGATGCACCTGAGCGTGAAGCATGGTTGAGACTTTGCTATTTGAATTTTCATCAGATGTTTGATGTCGTTGTAACGTTCGAGGACACGGGCGAACGGAAACCACATCCCGCGCCGTTTCTTAAAGCGCTCGAAGGATTGCAAGTGAACGCAGACAAAACTCTGATGGTTGGAGATTGGGCGGAACGCGATATGATTGGCGCATCGAAAGTGGGAATCAAAACAGTGTTTGCGCGTTACGGCGATACCTTTGGAACAATTGAAACGCACGCGGATTATGAAATACAAGATGTCAGGGAATTGCTCGATATTGTTGATACGGAAAACGGAGAGGCGCGCGGTTCATGA
- a CDS encoding HAMP domain-containing histidine kinase: MSDTVPKTFKPRFPLFGKVMVGFIFIIVFMIMSSTFVLLQLRGAFTAGKDELRGNEKNNLLSLRLVKTLTLESETIRSYYVTKDSLAFLTFLKQKKEFETIVDSLSTAASRSELKILLNRITEIHNQLNDISAQIIWDTSLDSSADVTRKFARSVELEDSLSRTIQTLNDIYRFSLGKTFSLFDKRITLAMDTAVIILVLSLVVGLVTAILITRTVIRPIQALKEATEKVSEGHYETIPISSSDEIADLTEDFNKMSSKLKHLDDMRVTLMSEISHEMRTPLQVIKAGCHAITRSKGAAPLIQRQIDAVTMINQATNRINRFVTSFLDITKIESGLMKFEFVQTDIIELISPLVQEAQLIGQSRQISVEFLHDDIKPIALDRERMTQVVSNLISNAMKYTRENGRITIRVMKTFEMNGSINNREFVRIDVQDTGVGIPPEDVEKLFTKFFQANNKSVVSEKGSGLGLTLVKHVAEAHGGKVAVSSRVDEGSTFSVMIPSELKGQVSV, translated from the coding sequence ATGTCTGATACGGTTCCGAAAACATTCAAACCACGCTTTCCTTTATTTGGGAAGGTTATGGTGGGGTTTATTTTTATTATCGTGTTCATGATTATGTCGAGCACGTTTGTACTACTACAACTCAGAGGAGCATTTACTGCCGGAAAAGATGAACTTCGGGGGAATGAAAAGAATAATTTGCTCTCGCTTCGACTTGTCAAAACGCTTACACTCGAATCTGAAACTATCCGTTCGTACTATGTAACAAAAGATTCGTTGGCATTTCTTACATTTCTCAAACAAAAAAAAGAATTTGAGACAATTGTTGATTCGTTGAGTACAGCCGCTTCACGCTCCGAACTAAAAATACTACTCAACAGAATAACTGAAATTCATAACCAACTTAATGACATTTCCGCCCAGATAATCTGGGATACTTCGCTTGATAGTAGCGCGGATGTTACCCGGAAGTTTGCTCGCAGTGTGGAACTGGAGGATTCGTTATCCCGAACAATTCAAACGCTCAACGATATATATCGGTTTTCACTTGGCAAAACTTTTTCTTTGTTTGACAAACGAATCACTCTTGCGATGGATACCGCTGTGATTATTTTGGTGTTATCATTAGTGGTTGGGTTAGTAACGGCTATCCTGATTACCAGAACAGTCATACGTCCGATCCAGGCGTTGAAAGAAGCAACGGAAAAAGTGAGTGAAGGTCATTACGAGACGATTCCGATTTCCAGTTCCGATGAGATTGCAGATTTGACTGAAGACTTTAATAAAATGAGTAGCAAACTAAAACATCTTGATGATATGCGGGTAACTCTGATGTCAGAAATTTCTCACGAGATGAGAACACCGTTACAAGTTATTAAAGCAGGGTGCCATGCGATAACAAGGTCGAAAGGAGCCGCTCCTTTGATTCAACGGCAGATAGACGCCGTGACAATGATTAATCAGGCAACAAACAGAATTAACCGTTTCGTTACGTCATTTCTTGATATTACAAAAATTGAATCCGGGTTGATGAAATTCGAGTTTGTTCAGACTGATATTATTGAACTCATTTCTCCGCTTGTTCAGGAGGCACAGTTAATCGGTCAATCACGACAAATCTCAGTTGAGTTTTTGCATGATGATATTAAACCGATTGCATTGGATAGGGAAAGGATGACTCAAGTAGTGAGTAACCTGATTTCCAATGCAATGAAATACACTCGTGAAAATGGGAGAATCACAATTCGTGTAATGAAAACATTCGAGATGAACGGTTCAATAAATAACAGGGAATTTGTTAGAATTGATGTTCAGGATACCGGAGTAGGAATTCCCCCGGAAGATGTCGAAAAACTGTTTACAAAATTCTTTCAGGCAAATAATAAGTCAGTCGTAAGTGAGAAGGGTTCTGGACTCGGGCTGACGTTAGTAAAACATGTCGCGGAAGCACATGGCGGAAAAGTAGCAGTCTCGAGCAGGGTTGATGAAGGTTCGACTTTTAGCGTTATGATTCCCTCCGAACTGAAGGGACAAGTCTCTGTATGA